The following DNA comes from Candidatus Methylomirabilota bacterium.
AGCTCGTCGGCAAGGGTCTGGAACAGCTCACGCAGGTCGTTCCGGGGGTCAGTCGGGTCGCTGGCCTCTGGCAGCCAGGTGGCCTCCCCGAACGCACGGAAAAGGACATGCTGAAGGGAGCAGAAGTCGCGGCGCGGACGCTGGGGGTGCGGCTTCAATTCGTTGAGGCGCGAGGTCCCGCGGATTTCGACAGGGCCTTCTCGGACATGACCAGGGCGCGCGCGGGTGCTCTGACTGTATTGGGAAGCAACATGTTCAGCAATGAGCGCAGACGCCTCGTGGACCTGGCGGCCAAGAACCGGCTGCCGGCAGTGTACGCATCGAGGGACTATGTCGATGCCGGGGGCCTTATGGCCTACGGACCGAACTTTGCTGATTTGTATCGGCGCGCCGCTACCTACGTGGACAAGATTCTCAAAGGCGCCAAGCCCGGCGACCTGCCCGTCGAGCAGCCAACGAAGTTCGAGCTGGTCATCAATATGAAGACCGCCAAGGCCGTCGGCCTGACAATACCGCAGTCGCTGCTGGGGCGGGCGGACCATGTCGTCGAGAGATGAACACAGAAAGTCTGGGCTACCTCTTGTCCTACCCGCCGGCGCGCGCAAACTCCGCTGGATCGCCCGACACCGTCGTCCGCTGCATGAGGCGCTTGTGGCGGGTGGTGTCGAAGGGCGTGGCGCGGTGGAGGACGCAGCGGTTGTCCCAGATGACCAGGTCGCCTTCCTGCCACTCGTGGCGGTAGCGGAACTCGGGCTGGGTGACGTGCTCCAGCAGCTCCTTCAGGAGCGCGCGGCCATCCTCCACTGACATGCCTGCGATGTGGGAGGCGTGCGCGCCGAGGAAGAGGGCCTTGCGCCCGTTCACCGGGTTCGTCCGGACCACCGGGTGACGAACCGGCGGATACTCGGCGCGCTCCTTCTCGGTGAAGAAGCCGGGCCGGATCTGATCGCGTGACCAGGAGAAATCGTGGACGGCGATGGCCGTCTCGACCCGCCGCTTCAGCTCGTCGGGCAGCGACGGGTAGGCGGAGCGCGTGCTGGCGAACTCCGTGGCGCCGCCCTCCGGGGGGATGATCCGGGCGGAGAGCAGGGAGCAGAGCGACGGGACCTC
Coding sequences within:
- a CDS encoding ABC transporter substrate-binding protein translates to LVGKGLEQLTQVVPGVSRVAGLWQPGGLPERTEKDMLKGAEVAARTLGVRLQFVEARGPADFDRAFSDMTRARAGALTVLGSNMFSNERRRLVDLAAKNRLPAVYASRDYVDAGGLMAYGPNFADLYRRAATYVDKILKGAKPGDLPVEQPTKFELVINMKTAKAVGLTIPQSLLGRADHVVER
- a CDS encoding TauD/TfdA family dioxygenase; translated protein: MVTTRLTPHFAAQVDGVDITRPLGEPAWKEVRAALDEHSVLVFRGQPLDDDTQTAFSRRFGSLEVTRSINPAAGTPFARQSNLDIKTGEVIPPDDRRMVYQLANMLWHSDSSFKEVPSLCSLLSARIIPPEGGATEFASTRSAYPSLPDELKRRVETAIAVHDFSWSRDQIRPGFFTEKERAEYPPVRHPVVRTNPVNGRKALFLGAHASHIAGMSVEDGRALLKELLEHVTQPEFRYRHEWQEGDLVIWDNRCVLHRATPFDTTRHKRLMQRTTVSGDPAEFARAGG